aatgagaaaaaaattattttaacaattttttatctttataaaatttaattttatattgtactatttattaacattaaatattatactttataaaaaataaaaaaaatacttaatttaaattttattaattttcggTATACTACTATCTAATTTAAAAcgatacaaataatttaaaaaatttaaaactaaacataatttaaatttttttaaatacatataattttgaaaaagttgaaaatgTTGGGGTGCCGTGGCCCCTGTCCGCTGCTGCATAGCTTCGCCACTGTAAACAAGAGAAAATATGTATTGAATAACTTaatcaagattaaaatattattaaccaaattatatattatttttcctgAAGGAAACTTAACTAGTGTCGAAAatcttatattatttcatataagtcgattttaatatttatcttaaaataatatcagaatctcttataataaaatttaattggaAACAAAACTCACcaagtttaaataaattatattgtgaattatttaaataacatgctctaaaacaaaatactatttttctcaaattataatgACCTTATCTATAGAATAGAGCTTTCATATATGACTTAATTTCagcttataaaatttattttgtcttttaaaacAACATAAAATCAATCTCATATATATCTCCCAATAtcttttaatcataaaaattgatttttatagtTGGATGTCACGTTAGCATCTTCTAACAAAGAagcatattaattttttagcaCTAATATATCTAATTGTTTATAAAAGTATCAACAAAAGATGTAGAATATACAAAGCAACAAAATATACACATAAATATGGACAAAAGTTATACAATAAATCCttaaagttaatatttaaatctaattttggATTTCAGTAATTATGGTGAGGTCTTTAGACCCCATACAAAGTTTCTACCTTTAACGAACTGCCTTTGTTAAGGAGAAGTGATCCTAGAGGCAATCAAAAATGtctattaattataactttgGTAATGATTTTAAAGCTAACACAACACTAGTCCTAAACAATGTTCAAATTTATGTCTAGAAGGATCTAACCCTAATGGAAGAATTGAGATACAAAGCAAAAGACATTTGAGCCAATAATATTTCAGAAAATTGTTGAGAATAGTCTAAGTATGAATAAAAATCCTACATTGGATAGAATAAACAacgttaaacactatataagagtAAATACTCATATCACTATTATCTTAAGATTTTAGATTAGAAGtgtgtcaaatgtcttatatatGTAAGACCAATGTCTTATATAATCTTTCAATATATATAAGTCGAACAAAAACTTGGTAGAAGTAGCCACCACAATCATCAAGGTTAGGGACACTATGCCCATATAGGGAGAACACGACCTGTTGGACCACTTCGAAGGAGGGAGGCTCGGGGAATTCGACATTATCTTCATGGAGCATGGAGTGAGGAATAACATTTTGGACCAGGTCATTGTCCTGAGAAGTCATTCCCTAATCATAGAGAGAATAAAAGTAGCCTAAGATATGAGCACCTAAGTCTGATTGGGAAGTTAGAAACTTATCCCTATCCCTAAGCATAAAATTGGATGGAAAAGAATTTTCGAATTTCACCacactgcaaaaaaaaaaaaaaaaaaaaccttggaTTTTTTACCTCAGTTAGAAAACCATTGAATCCTGGATTTCTTTTTCCGAAAAGCTTTCTCAAACCAAAAGGGCCTTCTCAACCCAGAAGGCATGACCAAGCATAAAACTAACTTCAAGCTCTTGATTTTCCAAGGAGATAGGATCATTTAAAGTGGCAACACCAATTTGATCCTATAGGATCTGAAGTTTGACCTCAACCTTTCTGACATTGTTATGGACACTACCAGTGATGTCTCTATTCCAGGataattttggtttttcttGGGCTTGTGTTGTAAAATGTACATGAGATAAGTTATCAACATCTTCCTTAGAGACATCTTGGTTGATTCTACTTGAGTCCTTGTGCTCTTTCCATATGTAAAGGAACTCAAAAGTGTGAACCTGCTAAGAAAAACTGCAAAAGGAGACAAGCAGGGCAGAGCGGGATTATAACTGTAATTGCGTTGCCCTTCACACAGGAAACGACAGAAGGAGGAGCTCACTCACCAGAACCAAACACTTAATAATCTCACTTAATTACACATTAAAATGAGgcaacaaaatcaaaatactAGTGTTCCCACGAAGTGGAACCGTTTATGATCAGATAACAACGAATAATGCTCCGCTATTATGTGATCTTTATGTGTGTCTGTTTAGTATTATGCATGATTTGGATCATTGAGAACAGTAAACTGATTGGAATCTTGTTATCAGTTGAGGAATGTGCAACATTGCAACTGACTATTGACCCATTACAGCAATAACCAACGACGTAAGAACCCAACGCCAAGGGAAAATAAATTCCACACACATTACGAACATGAAACCACAGCCAAAGTAATAACGTGTAGGCAGAGGCAATTTCTAACTACTACCCATACGTAAAGCAATGCTCGAAAAAGATGAATCTCGGATGTCAGAAAACTTATCTTACCTCAGACATTATATTCTTGCTTTGTGCCTGAAAAGCAACAAAGGCTAGCAGTAATACGATACGTTACAAGCAATTGAATGACAATATTTAGATTATGTACtcatccaaaatataaaaatgtgaaaACGGTAAGATATAAATTTATTGGCCCAAAAATGCAACACGATCCTTTTGAACTGCTTGTGTTAGGTTGATATCAAAGAGTTCACAACGTATAGGCATCTCCATCTCATAGAATGGATTCTTCAAAACGTAGTCCGTGTACAATTCATAGACAAATTTCAGTAAATTTTCCATGTGTTGAGCTCCAGGCTCACACACCACAAAAAACTTTGTTCCTGCAAGAGAGAAGGAACATTTTTGTTAATACCAATATGGTGAAGAAATAAAAGTGAGAATCTTGCACGCTTATTTTTTTCCAGTGACATTTAACCGAATATAGAACTGCTAAGCAATAAAAACATagttcaattaaaaaaacaagtgCGAAACATAAATGCCAAAGTAGGGCAAGGAAGCAGCTAAACAACAGACAAAAAACAGCCAAACATCTAGAACAATGTCAACTCTCAAGAATTCAAGTTCATTGATCCAAATCCGAAGATGCAGGTGTGACCCAGAGGAATCGGAAAATGGAGTAATGGGTgtttattatcacaaaaatgACAGTGCtgagaaaaaacaaatacagTCAATATACTGGGTCGTGTCACCAccaaaaagttatatttattgcTACAATAACCCAACCTGCCTTCCAACTTAACGATTATGTTTTTTTACTCTAAAATCAGGTGCTCGAGAAAATAATTCATTTCTGTTTGCAACATAAATAGCATTGCCAAAGTATTAAGTGGACTTTGCCTTATAAGGGGGTTTATCTGTTAGTCTATCGAGACCTTTTAGACAGAATCAAGATTAAAATCCCAAAGCAATCAAGTACACCTTATTTATAATGGGGTTTACCAATAAGTATCTAGAGCTTCATATATACACAAACCACAACTACCTGAAAGGCCTTAAAGGCGTGCATGAACAAGAAAAGGTGCTAGGTACCAGacaaactaataattttattcactGAGTAAATTGCAAAGCTAATGCAATAACAACGGTTAAAGACTAATTACCTGTCAGTGACTGAAAGCAATGAAGATCAAACGTATCTGCTTGGAGAAGTTCAATTCCTAAACAGCCTAATACAGGTGATAACTGCTGAGAGATAGCATGCATTGAGTGCCATAAACTTGCCACCCGCAAGCTGTCATTGGTATCCATTCTTCCGGCAGACCCATAATCCTAAATGCAAAAGAATTAACGTGTAATTCTAATAGATTCCgttgtaaaaagaaaaactcaactAAAACTAACTAAAatgttgaaattgattttttaaaacaaaggGTCGGAAAGAAAACTAAGCTATCATCGCTAACCATCTCCCCAGCAATTCCATATCCAAATTAGTAAGATTCAGCATACTTCTTAAACATACTGACAATTCTAGATTCTAAGAAAGAACCAAAACTCCAAATATCAGACATATGTACTGAGGAACCAATGGGATGAGATGTAAAAGGTATCTTGATCACTtcttaaacaaaatttagaacTGAAGCTCAATATACAAGCTGATCAGACATATGAGACTTAATTAACAATGCAAAAAGAAACTATGACAAGGTCAAAATTTTAGCTTTCGgtcacatttaaaaataaaaaatgtaacaacAATAAATATGCTTTCTGCCATCAATATCAAgggaatataaaataaatcttagaAACCCAACATAAAGAATTTGATGTTGGAATCAGTGAGCAACAGAAAGTAAAGAGAACCATACCTTATAATAGATCAATCCACCAGACTTATTGATGATGTAAAGACTGTAAATTGCTGCCATTTCGAAAACTTTTCCAGAATCTGAAACGAAGATGATGACAGAATTTAACAGCGAACTTCTCAAAATTAAACTCTTGTACTTACCACAATAACATAGTCTGCGATTTACAGCACCAGTAACAAACGAACATTATCGTGAACACTGaatgaaaataattgataataaataattgaaacacGTATCAACATCCAAATGCTATAAAACAAACAACACCATTAGATTTACAAGTACCACGACCAAAATTCAAAACCCCAACTTTTTACTTCTTTCGAAAGAAAAACATTTCATTAGACAAACGAAGAATGAATGCGATGAGGACGGGACGTGGCGACCAGAACAAAATCTAGTACTATACCTAAATTCATATATCGACATTTACATTGCAGTCAAATCCAGAACATAATTTCAGCACAACACAGAACCAGATCCAGAAACATCTCATCATCTGAAATCCTTgaggagagaagaaaaaaaatcatacctAAAGGAAGAAAAACTGAAAACGTAACAAAGGGTAGGACAGAAGTTCCAACGTCGTCTGCATGAGGCGCCTTGCCCTTGCCTCGCCGTCGCCGTCGTGAACTCGAGGGAGGAGATCAGATGAGCTTGCGGCGGCGGGAAGAGAGACTGGATATGAGATTCGTTTCTCGTGGGTGCGAAGGTTGCCGGTCGCCGGTCGCTGCCGCGCCGTGAGCTTAAGGGAAGAGGCGATTCGTTGCGGTGGTTGAGTTGTGTTTGCTGCTCTGCCTTCTTGTTTTCAGTTTCAGAGAGAGTGAGGTGTCACGGGTTACGAGTTATTCGAAAAGCCTAGTCGGGCTGCAATGCCCGACCCGCGTAACAtcgttatttttaattttaagtatttaatgattttttttaaaattaaatatttaatacattaaaaGTTTTGGTTTAAATAGTTCTTATTATTTATcggtttaaatatatatttgttcgtatttttgttatttttattaaattttgttttattttttcgtttcgtattcaattaagtttttattttcgtcaatttttgtttaatttaatcttttttactaacggtgtttaaatagttaacatacGTGTTAGCTcctgacttttttatttttaaattttattaaacttttttaatttcaaaaaaattatccaGATGTCAATACTAGTGTCACGTATCAGTTTGtggttgtgttttttttgttcaatttagttcctatattggttatttttgttcaatttagtccaattttttgttaaaataaatcaattttgtccctttcaaatttataccaaatttaatatcttttatataaattatattaatattttttctaacattgaagttttcattaattattttttaaatttaattataaattattaaatttaattataatttaaataaaattcttatatttaattgctaaatagaatataattatttaaaatattataagaatataattattaaatgtttttttaatatttatattttaaaatacttttaaaattgatatttaaaaatattttaaatattcaaaatattttagaaaagtaaactaatatttgtaaaattaacatttaaatataaaatattttagattttaatatctaaaatgcaataaaaatattaaatattttatatttaaatgtctatttttcaaatgttaatatatatttttaaaattttaataatcatatttcaataatatttaaataattatattctatttaacaaatgaatctaaaaattatattcaatttataattgaatttcaaaaataattaataataatgtcaattttaaaagttaaattgttccattttaacaaaaaatgagattaaattaaataaaaataacgaatacagggactgaattgaacaaaaataacgaatataaggactaaattgaacaaaaataaataatacaacacaaactgacatgtgacactagcattgacatgtggcacaattgtgacttaacacgtggcacaattgtgacttggcacgtggataattaaaaaattaaaaaacaaaattaattttaaaaaaataaaaaaaatcaggtGCATGACATTTAAAAACGTTAACAACTTAAACACGATTAGTCAAAAGGatcaaattgaccaaaaattgacgaaaatgaagatttaattgaataaaaaatgaaaataaaagtcaaattaaataaatataacaaaaatagggaccaaatgtatattttttttattgtattttacttATCTCCTGAACTCcatatcaaatttttttcgtaTAGGTTGTTAAGTATTTCAAAAActtaaaccaaaataaatacaaataaacatCATCATATCAAGtatgttttattaattagtttagtttttcttaaattaaaatatttcttaccatttaaaaatataacgataattaatttagtaattaataaaaagcacaattaattataataattaaagaacTACATGGTTTAACTAAAAACCAGTTTTGTGTGCTTAATACTGTGGATGATCTACCCAACAATAGTATGAAAAATTCCCATATAGATGTAATTAAAAGTGGATAACACATATTCAGTGTATTGGATTAATAGATAATTGatacattttcattttgtattaaataattaatgatgaTTTAAGATTTATAGTATTGCTActtcatatttaaataataatttatacaattttgtatatataaatatgaatggatttttttagaatattttaatacACACCTAAAAAGTAAATGATTTATTGAAGTATCTTTCAACTATAGAAAGTTTTTgtaataataagatgaaaatagtataacatcttattttaatatacacgTTTTAATCAGTTTTACTTGGTTcatcatttctttcttttcataatGGGTTTACGTTTTAGttatataatgaaaatgtaatcacattaaaagatttttatcctttaaataaggctacttcaattaatcattattaaatataatttctaaaatatcaaGAATTTCACTCCACAAGTATAACATACCACCACTCTTTTCACTTATCCTCAATATATAAACATGAAAatcccaatttttatttatcatccaAAAATGGTAGCTCTTTTAGGTCCATTTAGaagtttttttatacaaaaaaaaaatagaaaattacttttttattattattatgtttcagctttaaaaaaaatctgattaaaaaaaacttttaataactcatcataaaaaaatagttgttttaagaagtatatttttataaaaataaatataagttagTTTATACCTTTTCAAAAATAATCATTACTTGTAgtcacttttttaatttgtaaaatttctCTAATTGTTCATCGTACatgaatttaattatgatttttttacataaatgtatttggaaattgagattttttattgATGCACCTAGTAAGCTTTTCCTAATTTGAATATACTTGCATCttaaatatacttatataaaCAGCAAAAGAGTGAAACTGAGGAAAAACACTTCacattaacaatatttttagaACTCTTGTCTGATCATTGTTATGGCCAGAAAGAAGTTGGATCTGACATACATCACCAATGACTCAAAGAGGAAGACAAcgttaaagaaaagaaaacatggtTAGTGGTTggtttctctttctcttcaaacataaactattattattaactttatatAATCTATGTGAGAAATATtctataaattagtttataaagagttttattttattttattgtttcataTATTGTTTTTGTGCAAATGTATATTATTTAGAGGCACATGAAGCTCAGACAAGCCTCACAAATATTGTGTCTCTTATTTGACATGTATCGGACATCGagtaaaatatttgtatcaCACACTTATTGATAAAGTGTccattttaaaagattttttttttgtcttttaccTGATTTTGACATGGCTCCAACATAATgttaataatcacaaatccaatggttttttttaaaaaactcaaACTTGTTAcataagtttctattatgattataaaaataaggagCAAACCATATGATCacaatttttcactttttggGTATTAGATAGATAGATCATattcatttttgtgttagttTACAATGTGTTTGTTGACAGTTTGGaattaatatgtatatacacGTTCTGTCCTGTGtcctatattttttcaatttagttaaaTTGTGTGTGTTTGTGGACCTATCATATTCGTGTCCGTATCTGAGCTTCATACACACATACACAGAGACATGTAGACACAAATACATTTAAACAATCATGCACATAGACATCTACACTTTTAGTAAAATTTCAAACTTCACATCACTTTTCATTTCttcattatgttttattaaCAGGTTTGATCaagaaaatgaatgaaattagCACCCTCTGTGGGATTGAAGCATGTGCCATAATCTATTCTCCAAATGATCCTCAGCCAGAGGTTTGGCCATCTGAGCCAAAAGTTCAAAGGGTACTTTCCAAGTTCATGGAAATGTCTGAGCAGAAACAATGCAGAAAGATGTTGAATCAGGAGAGCTTGTTGAAACAAATAATCATCAAAGGCCAACAACAGTTAATAAGACAAAGGAATGAGAacagaaagaaagaaatcacTCATCTTATGTTTCAGTACTTGAGTGTCGGGAAGGTTTTTGACAATCCtagtttgataaatttaaatgatcTCTCATGGTTGATTGATCAGAACctgaatgaaataaaaaagaatatgacTATGATCCAAATCCAAGAACGGGCACCAGTGACTAAAAATGGAGAACATGGATACATGCATCATGTTCACGGGCTAGAGAACACCATAGACACCATTCAGAACCAACATTGATTCATGGAATCCTTTACAGATGTTAATGTCCAAAAAGTCTTTGGCTAAAATCATGTCTCCTTTAAAGAGAGTTTGTAGGGTTTTTCTCATTTGAACTAGCAATTCTTAGTTTAATGTCTCTCttcaaactatatttttattttggtttctttaatgtgttatttttcaattgagtaaTACATGCATATTATCTTTGACGgttgattttattatttccGAAAACAAAATCACTTTAACACATGTTTGAATTACATTTGTAAACCAAAACTATTTTCGATTTGTCTATTGTAAAACAAGAAATTTTGCATGGTTATAAGTAAGTTTTGACTATTCATTTTGCAAACTGAGGTATGGATAGTTTCAAAGAAAGACAGTAAGATTTTCAAACCATGACTCATATTGTGTTTATAGTTTCACAATAAGTAAAATTTTTGAAGAAGACATACACATTATGGTTAAAATGTAGGAACGAACATAAAATCATGGAACTTCTACTCAACATCGTGTCCCATCCAGAGTAAGATTTTCTATGATTACTTTTTGTCATTATACCATTGATCCATCCCTTTTGTTGAATggatatataacttttattatttaaaaaaaaatgaaaacaacatcttattaaaatgaaaaacgttgagaaaaaaacaaaatcattttctgTCTCTCCATTCTCTCTTTTCCTGTTCTCTGTTCTCTCCCACCCTTTCCACTCCCCTTGGTCTCTCAaggtaaaagaaataaaagtgaCCAAATAATTGCTACTTCTAAAGCTTTTGGTTTAAACCTTAAAATGACTTTTAAGAGAAAACACACCGATATAGCCTAAAAGAGAAACTCATTTATAGAGtagaagtaaacaaatatacaaAGGACAAATGTATAGTCAATGGACTATAATATCttgttgataaaattaatattttctcaaataaatgtaatttacATAAACAAATCTAATTCCAGTAACACATTTTGTATTCCCCTCCTCCTTAAACTTCTGCATAAACTTAGTCTCATTTTAAGTATATCAATGGCACCCCTCGAGCCACAACCACTAAATGAGAAACGAAGACTCTATTGTTCTAGTAAAGCTTTAACTACCAACAGTTGAACACTATATCTCTAAAGTTAACAAAAACTTGGATAAAACTTGGATTGCTTCTTAAAAGCTGCTGCATCTGTAATGACCTGCACAGATTCAGGTGGTGCTTCAGCTACTTTCAAGTCTGTGTTGCAACCCCATACCCGAATGAGTAGACGCCGACACTTCGGAGATGACGGTTTAAAGTAAGTCTTGTACCATTCAACAACATCATGTTTGGTTATGTTCTTCAATTCCTCTGCTTCCTTCATTGAGAAATCGAAGATATACCTGAAAACCATAATGTTTAGTCACATAAGCCATCATTGTAGCAACAAAATGCAGCTAATAATGACATTTCCTATAAGCCCTTTTAGTCCTCCTTAAACTTCTATAATGACATTGCAGAAATTACTCCATGCTTTACCAAAATGGATTCAGTAGtaaaaaaatagcataaatATGCATATAAAAGATACCAAACAGCTGAACCATATGGAATAATAAGAGGGTGCTGGTTGTACAACTTCAACAATAATTGACAACTTTAATAACTAAAGCCTAACACTATCATCTATACCACAAAAATATGTAAGTACCTTTTATCAACAATCTGGTTCCATAATCTATTGCTTTCACATGAGAGTGAAGGATCTTTCTCTAGCAGCTTTGCCATTAACCCGCTCTTGTAATTCTCAAAGGAATCACCCTCAAGTCCATCCTGCAATCCCAATACATTTCTCCAAACATGAGTCttcattcagaaaataaacactTCGATAAATCTTTTAGACAAGACTCCTCCACAAAATCAAGTCAGAAACATTTTTGTCATATGACAACGTTATTGTCTTATGACAGTGGTATAATGCTTATTTATCAACATTAATAATGCCATCATCTGAGAGGGAGAAAAAAATTTCAGACTCTGCAGATGACAAATTCAAAGCATTTTACTATTTGCATCCATTTTCCATCTTTCTCAATAATAGTAGGGTGGGCCTATTATAACTTCTTAAGAACCCAAGTCATGTTAGCCTTGTTGCAGCTCACAAGGAAGCAGATAACCTAAGAAAATGTAGGTTGAAGGAATGAGGAACTCTTACCA
This portion of the Vigna unguiculata cultivar IT97K-499-35 chromosome 6, ASM411807v1, whole genome shotgun sequence genome encodes:
- the LOC114187302 gene encoding trafficking protein particle complex subunit 4-like; its protein translation is MAAIYSLYIINKSGGLIYYKDYGSAGRMDTNDSLRVASLWHSMHAISQQLSPVLGCLGIELLQADTFDLHCFQSLTGTKFFVVCEPGAQHMENLLKFVYELYTDYVLKNPFYEMEMPIRCELFDINLTQAVQKDRVAFLGQ
- the LOC114188524 gene encoding agamous-like MADS-box protein AGL80, translating into MARKKLDLTYITNDSKRKTTLKKRKHGLIKKMNEISTLCGIEACAIIYSPNDPQPEVWPSEPKVQRVLSKFMEMSEQKQCRKMLNQESLLKQIIIKGQQQLIRQRNENRKKEITHLMFQYLSVGKVFDNPSLINLNDLSWLIDQNLNEIKKNMTMIQIQERAPVTKNGEHGYMHHVHGLENTIDTIQNQH